The Algoriphagus sp. TR-M9 genome has a window encoding:
- a CDS encoding bifunctional UDP-3-O-[3-hydroxymyristoyl] N-acetylglucosamine deacetylase/3-hydroxyacyl-ACP dehydratase, whose product MKVKQHTIKKQVELSGVGLHTGVISNMTFLPAPPNHGYKFQRIDLEGRPTVDADCDLVVDVSRGTTLEQNGARVYTVEHVLAALVGLEIDNVLIQLDGPEPPIMDGSSIKFIEVLEDAGLEEQNALRRFFEVQESIQYKDPTREVEMVALPTDNYRVTVMVDYNSPVLGSQHASITDIGQFKSEIASCRTFCFLHELEMLYNSNLIKGGDLNNAIVVVDRIVEEKELVHLAKMFNKPKVEVKKEGILNNVDLRYRNEPARHKLLDVVGDLALVGRPLKAQILAARPGHAANVAFAKKLKRAMEKSATSHIPYYDPKLPPVMDINQISSILPHRYPFQLLDKIIYLDDTVVAGVKNVTINEPFFMGHFPANPVMPGVLQVEAMAQTGGILVLSTVDDPENYWTYFLGIENCKFRKMVLPGDTLIFKCELLAPIRRGIAKMRGEAYVGSTLVCEAVMTASITRKES is encoded by the coding sequence ATGAAAGTAAAACAACACACCATAAAAAAGCAGGTGGAACTATCCGGAGTAGGATTGCACACAGGTGTCATTTCCAATATGACCTTCCTACCTGCTCCCCCAAATCACGGATATAAATTCCAACGAATAGACCTAGAAGGGAGACCTACGGTAGACGCAGATTGCGACTTGGTAGTGGACGTATCCCGGGGTACTACTTTGGAACAAAATGGTGCCCGAGTATATACCGTAGAGCACGTTTTGGCGGCATTGGTAGGTCTGGAGATAGACAATGTCCTGATTCAACTTGATGGTCCTGAGCCTCCGATTATGGATGGATCTTCGATCAAATTCATAGAAGTTTTAGAAGATGCAGGACTGGAAGAGCAGAATGCCCTAAGGCGATTCTTCGAAGTGCAGGAAAGCATACAGTACAAAGACCCAACCCGAGAAGTGGAAATGGTAGCTTTGCCTACCGATAACTACCGGGTCACCGTGATGGTGGATTACAACTCCCCTGTTTTAGGAAGCCAACATGCTTCCATTACAGACATAGGTCAGTTCAAATCCGAAATAGCTTCCTGTCGCACTTTTTGCTTTCTTCATGAGCTGGAAATGCTCTATAACTCCAACTTGATCAAAGGCGGAGACCTGAACAATGCCATCGTAGTGGTGGACAGAATAGTGGAAGAGAAGGAATTGGTTCACCTGGCAAAAATGTTCAACAAGCCAAAAGTGGAAGTAAAAAAGGAAGGCATTCTGAACAATGTAGACCTTCGCTACCGCAATGAACCAGCAAGACATAAATTACTCGACGTAGTAGGAGATTTGGCTTTGGTCGGCAGACCGCTGAAAGCTCAGATACTGGCTGCCCGTCCAGGACATGCGGCTAATGTGGCTTTCGCCAAAAAGCTAAAAAGAGCTATGGAGAAATCAGCCACCTCGCATATTCCGTACTATGACCCGAAGCTGCCGCCAGTGATGGATATCAACCAAATCAGCAGTATTCTGCCACATCGATATCCTTTCCAACTTTTGGATAAAATCATTTACCTTGACGACACTGTAGTAGCTGGAGTGAAAAATGTCACCATCAACGAGCCTTTTTTCATGGGACATTTCCCGGCCAATCCGGTGATGCCTGGTGTACTTCAGGTAGAAGCTATGGCTCAGACCGGAGGCATTCTAGTACTAAGTACCGTAGATGATCCTGAAAATTATTGGACCTACTTCCTAGGAATAGAAAATTGTAAATTCAGAAAAATGGTTCTTCCCGGAGACACCTTGATTTTTAAATGCGAACTACTAGCTCCGATCCGAAGAGGAATCGCCAAAATGAGAGGCGAAGCCTATGTAGGCAGCACGCTAGTATGTGAAGCCGTAATGACTGCGAGTATAACCCGAAAAGAATCATGA
- the lpxD gene encoding UDP-3-O-(3-hydroxymyristoyl)glucosamine N-acyltransferase produces the protein MEFTLGQVAQILQGKVEGDENAKVSRLDKIQEGKPGGISFLANEKYTSFIYDTEATAVIVSETFATSKILKTNLIRVKDAYSGFTQLLEAYSLMMKTGMEGVQEPAFADPSAQLGSGTFRGAFSYIGKNAQIADGVKIHQQVHIGDRVKIGKNTIIHPGAKICADTVIGANCEIHPGAVIGGDGFGFAPQADGTYKTIPQIGNVIIEDQVSIGTNTTIDCATMGSTIIKKGAKIDNLVQIAHNVSIGENTVIASQTGISGSTEIGKNCIIAGQVGIAGHLKIADNTTIGAKSGIIKSVKEKGSTLFGYIAMDMKNFLKSYSIFKNLSSVENRIKELEKKK, from the coding sequence ATGGAGTTTACCCTCGGACAAGTCGCACAAATCCTTCAGGGAAAAGTAGAAGGCGACGAAAATGCCAAAGTTTCCAGACTGGACAAGATCCAGGAAGGTAAACCGGGTGGCATTAGTTTTTTGGCCAATGAAAAATACACCTCCTTTATCTATGATACTGAGGCCACAGCGGTGATTGTATCGGAAACTTTTGCCACCAGCAAAATACTTAAAACCAATCTCATCCGGGTAAAAGACGCCTATTCTGGCTTCACCCAATTACTGGAAGCGTACTCCCTGATGATGAAAACCGGCATGGAAGGTGTACAGGAACCGGCTTTCGCAGACCCCAGTGCCCAGCTAGGATCTGGAACCTTCCGGGGAGCATTTTCCTACATTGGCAAAAATGCCCAAATAGCAGACGGTGTAAAAATCCATCAGCAGGTCCATATAGGAGACCGGGTCAAAATAGGCAAAAACACCATAATCCATCCCGGAGCGAAAATCTGCGCAGATACGGTCATTGGAGCCAACTGTGAAATCCATCCCGGAGCAGTCATAGGAGGCGACGGCTTTGGTTTTGCACCGCAGGCAGATGGCACTTATAAAACTATCCCACAAATCGGGAATGTGATAATCGAAGATCAGGTAAGCATAGGCACCAATACTACCATAGACTGTGCTACCATGGGCTCGACGATCATTAAGAAAGGGGCCAAAATAGATAACCTAGTTCAGATCGCCCACAATGTGAGCATAGGAGAAAATACCGTAATCGCATCACAGACCGGAATCTCAGGATCCACAGAAATCGGAAAAAACTGCATTATCGCAGGACAGGTGGGAATCGCAGGCCATCTTAAAATCGCCGATAATACCACCATAGGAGCCAAATCAGGAATCATTAAATCTGTAAAAGAAAAAGGATCAACGCTATTTGGGTACATTGCAATGGACATGAAAAATTTCCTAAAATCTTATTCCATATTCAAAAACCTAAGTTCGGTAGAGAACCGCATCAAAGAACTAGAAAAAAAGAAGTAA
- a CDS encoding HD domain-containing protein produces MKSQKILNDPVYGFITIPSELIFSIIDHPYFQRLRRIKQLGLTDFVYPGALHTRFHHAIGAMHLMSITLDNLRNKGTEITDQEYEAALIAILLHDVGHGPFSHALEYSLLQGIPHEELSLLIIQLLNEEFGGKLDLTLRIFKNQYERRFFHQLVSSQLDIDRLDYLQRDCFFTGVSEGTIGADRIIKMMDVKNDQVVIEEKGIYSIENFLSARRLMYWQVYLHKTTVSAEKMLIKLIQRARHLRQAGTQFTLTDEFDYFLDNSPGMQDFRTDSNLLRLFLELDDLDIWGAVKLWKNHPDYVLRNISQMFLSRNLFKISLVNEAFSAEQIQDLKEKTIAKLEIPAGDIDYFFSYGAVSNYGYLAKDSINILTKKGQVIDVAKAADLPNIKVMSKIVEKYYVCKAKSLNLNY; encoded by the coding sequence TTGAAAAGCCAAAAGATACTAAACGACCCGGTTTATGGATTTATCACGATCCCTAGCGAGTTGATTTTTTCCATTATTGACCATCCCTATTTTCAGAGATTGCGGAGAATCAAGCAACTGGGATTGACAGATTTTGTCTATCCTGGAGCACTTCATACCCGTTTTCATCATGCCATCGGAGCTATGCACCTGATGAGCATAACGCTGGACAATCTACGAAATAAAGGCACCGAAATCACAGATCAAGAATATGAAGCTGCGCTGATTGCTATTCTTTTGCATGACGTAGGGCATGGGCCTTTTTCCCATGCGCTGGAGTACAGTTTGCTACAAGGTATTCCTCATGAAGAACTTTCGCTCCTCATCATTCAACTCCTCAACGAGGAATTTGGTGGCAAACTTGACCTTACTTTAAGAATATTTAAGAATCAGTACGAGCGGAGATTTTTTCATCAACTTGTATCCAGCCAGTTAGACATTGACCGATTAGACTACCTACAGCGGGACTGCTTTTTCACGGGGGTTTCGGAAGGGACCATAGGCGCCGACCGGATCATCAAGATGATGGATGTCAAAAATGACCAAGTGGTGATAGAGGAAAAAGGAATTTATTCTATAGAAAATTTCCTGAGCGCCAGAAGGCTGATGTACTGGCAGGTTTACCTTCACAAAACGACCGTGAGTGCTGAAAAAATGCTCATTAAGTTAATCCAGCGGGCTCGGCACTTACGCCAAGCTGGCACCCAATTTACCCTAACGGACGAGTTTGATTATTTTCTGGACAATAGTCCCGGCATGCAGGATTTCCGAACTGATTCTAATTTACTGCGTTTGTTTTTAGAATTGGACGATCTGGATATATGGGGAGCAGTGAAGCTCTGGAAAAACCACCCGGACTATGTACTGCGTAATATTTCTCAGATGTTTTTGAGCAGAAATCTCTTTAAAATTTCACTGGTAAATGAAGCTTTCTCTGCTGAACAAATCCAGGATCTCAAAGAAAAAACAATAGCCAAGCTGGAAATTCCGGCAGGAGATATAGACTATTTCTTTTCTTACGGTGCCGTAAGCAACTATGGGTATTTAGCAAAGGACAGCATAAATATCCTCACGAAGAAGGGTCAGGTAATTGATGTGGCAAAGGCTGCAGATCTGCCAAACATTAAAGTAATGAGCAAAATCGTAGAGAAATACTACGTATGTAAAGCCAAAAGTCTAAATTTAAATTATTAA